AAGAGCACGCGGCCGAGTCTGTTGTGCGGAAGCATGCCTTTGATGGCGCGCTCGAGCGGCTCGGACGGATGACGGGCAAGCAATTTTTCAAACGTATAGTGCTTGAGGTTGCCGACAAAACCGGTATAGTTGTAGTACATTTTCTTTTGCTCTTTTCCGCCGGAAACGGCAACTTTGTCCGCATTGATGATGACGACGTAATCACCCGTGTTTTGGTGAGGCGCATACTCCGCCTTGTGTTTGCCGCGCGCGAGAGAAGCGGCTTTCGCGGCGACACGGCCGAGCGGTTTACCCGCAGCGTCGATCACGTACCATGCGCGTTTTATATCCTGCGCTTTTACAAAAATCGTATCCATAATAAAATCCTACAAAATAAAAGTATGCGCGTTCGATAACGATGCATCGCGCCGTCGAACGCAAGACGGCGGTGAGCGGCCGACGTCTTTCAATACGGGGAAGCTTATTGTATCTTATTTTTTATCGCTTAGTCAAGTATATTGTTGACAGTATATTGCCGTCTCGTCATAAAATCGATTTACCGAATATTTCTTGCTTTTCCGACAGGATAGTTTATAATAACGCTATGACTTCAATACAAAATGTTGCCGAATACTACGATGAATTATACCCCGTAACCGCCGAACAAAAAGATTTTTACGCACGCATCGGAAAAAACTATCCCGCGCCCGTGCGTTTTTTACAAATCGGCTGCGGTACCGGATCACTGGAACACGTTCTTGTCAAAGACGGAGCGGATGTAACAGGCATTGAAGTTTCAAAAGATCTCATCGAAATAGCGACTCTGCGCCGAAGAACGCAGCTTATGCCCATACGTTTTTTTCAGCTTTCAACGCTCGACATGAAACGTTTTCTCGGAAAAAATTTTTACAATGTTATCTCGTGCTTGAACAGCCGCATTGCGTTTATCAAAGACAAAATGCTGTTGAAAAAATTTTTTTCCGATTGCAAAGCGCTGCTTTCCGAAGGCGGTACGCTCGTACTCCATCTCTATAATTTTTCGACGGTCTTAAAAAGCGGCACAACCGCTCTTCCCTACCGCAGCAGCATCAGAGTAAAACTTTCATCTTCGATTTCGGCAGGAAAAGACGATAGATTTTTCCTAAATCAAACGCTCGAAACCGGAAACGGCACAATTCTTCCCGTTATGCAAAACGAAGAACTGTATCCGCTCGTAAAAGACGAAATCATCCTGTTCGCGCGGGAAGCGGGTTTTACGGATTTTTCGTTTTACGGTTCATACGGCATGGACGAATTCAACGAAGCGGACAACGAACTCGTCTGTCTCATACGGTAAAAACGATCGCGCGGTACAGCGGCCGTCAGCCGATGCGCCAGCGATTGTTCGAATCTTTTGTAAAGCGTTTTGCGTTCACTTCGAGCAGCCGCCCGTCTTCTCCGAGCATTTTTACAATCGATGTAAGCGGATTTACTTCGGTGATTTTAAAATTCGTTCCGTCATAAAACAGATGAATACCTTCGGACGGCAGATTTCTCCGCGCATCGCTGTACCAATCGAATTCGTACGAAAGACAGCACAAAAGTCTGCCGCACTGCCCCGAAATCTTCATCGAATTGAGTGAAAGATTTTGATCTTTTGCCATGCGGATGGACACCGGTCTTATTTTATCGGAAACGGAATGGCAGCAGTACGGGCGGCCGCAGACGCCGAGCCCGCCGGTGATGCGCGCTTCGTCGCGTACGCCTATCTGCCTGAGTTCAATGCGCATTTTAAATACGGAAACCAAATCTTTGACAAGTTCGCGAAAATCGACGCGGTTGTCGGAACTGAAAAAAAACAGCGCTTTTTGCTCGGCAACGAGAAAATGCACTTGAATCAATTTCATATCGAGATGATGTGCCGTAACCTTTTCTTTAAAGACCGCGACCGCCTCTTTTTCTTTGGTTTGCAGCTCTTCCGCGCGCTTCGCATCCTCTTTCGATACGATACGGTCTATATCGACGATATCGTTTCGGCGCACACCGCGCGGTCTTTTCGTTTCACCGAGCACGAGTGCGATATCGCGTCCGTACCGCGTCGGAACGATAACCCGCATACCCGCTTTTACGCCCTGCACGTTTTCCGCCGTCGCATAGATGCTCTCGCGCGAATATTCGAGTTTTAAATGATACAGCGGTTTATCGGGAGTAAAATCCGCTTCTCCCTGCTCGCTTTCATCCGCAGCATCTTCAAGCGCTTCAAGATTTTCTCTCTCGTCATCTATATCGTTTTCAAAAATATCGCTCATGACAGCCTCTTCCGCACGTTTTCGGTTTTAACAATCTGATTATTAATTTTTACGGCAACATCAGGATGCCAATACATCGACGAGCAATCCCTGAATCTCTTCAACCCGCTTCAAAATAAGCAGTTTGTCGATTTGATTCGCAAGGATTTCCGACGCAAGATCGTTGAGTTTTTCATCGACGATCCGCAGCTGCACAACAACTTTTTCTTTTTTCGTCCGCCGATTCGGCATCCGAAATTCTTCAAGCTCAAAGCTGTACTTTACAACGTATTTCATAAGAGCGCTTACCGCACGCCGGTATTCGACAAAGGCATCTTCCGACATGGAATCGACAAGCTTGTCACCGGCGGTCGTCACACGGTCTTTCAAAAAAACGACCGCATCTTCAGCGGACATACCCGCAATTTCGGCCGGAAGTCCCGCCGACGCAAGTTCATTCGCTTCTTCGTTTTTTTTCAGCATTGCGGAAAATATGCCCGCTTTTTGCTGCGCACCCGAT
This Treponema socranskii subsp. buccale DNA region includes the following protein-coding sequences:
- the rplM gene encoding 50S ribosomal protein L13; its protein translation is MDTIFVKAQDIKRAWYVIDAAGKPLGRVAAKAASLARGKHKAEYAPHQNTGDYVVIINADKVAVSGGKEQKKMYYNYTGFVGNLKHYTFEKLLARHPSEPLERAIKGMLPHNRLGRVLFENVKVYAGAEHPHKAQNPQPLEV
- a CDS encoding class I SAM-dependent methyltransferase; protein product: MTSIQNVAEYYDELYPVTAEQKDFYARIGKNYPAPVRFLQIGCGTGSLEHVLVKDGADVTGIEVSKDLIEIATLRRRTQLMPIRFFQLSTLDMKRFLGKNFYNVISCLNSRIAFIKDKMLLKKFFSDCKALLSEGGTLVLHLYNFSTVLKSGTTALPYRSSIRVKLSSSISAGKDDRFFLNQTLETGNGTILPVMQNEELYPLVKDEIILFAREAGFTDFSFYGSYGMDEFNEADNELVCLIR
- a CDS encoding PSP1 domain-containing protein, which gives rise to MSDIFENDIDDERENLEALEDAADESEQGEADFTPDKPLYHLKLEYSRESIYATAENVQGVKAGMRVIVPTRYGRDIALVLGETKRPRGVRRNDIVDIDRIVSKEDAKRAEELQTKEKEAVAVFKEKVTAHHLDMKLIQVHFLVAEQKALFFFSSDNRVDFRELVKDLVSVFKMRIELRQIGVRDEARITGGLGVCGRPYCCHSVSDKIRPVSIRMAKDQNLSLNSMKISGQCGRLLCCLSYEFDWYSDARRNLPSEGIHLFYDGTNFKITEVNPLTSIVKMLGEDGRLLEVNAKRFTKDSNNRWRIG
- a CDS encoding YaaR family protein, coding for MNTVDPLNQSLYFTAVSSAAGEAAREAKKKEKSGAQQKAGIFSAMLKKNEEANELASAGLPAEIAGMSAEDAVVFLKDRVTTAGDKLVDSMSEDAFVEYRRAVSALMKYVVKYSFELEEFRMPNRRTKKEKVVVQLRIVDEKLNDLASEILANQIDKLLILKRVEEIQGLLVDVLAS